GCCCGAACTCGTACAGCCCACCCCGCCCACGACTCGCACTGCTTTCGAAGGTGGTGTCGTCACTGTTCAGCTTACCGATGAGGACGTCGATGAGGTCATCGAGCGATTTCCGCCGAATGTCCTTGCACAGCAACCACATCGGGTACGCGGCATAGGAATAGCCGACACGGATGTAGTTCACCACTCGCCGCATCAGCCAGATGTCGAGATAGGCAGCGGTCGCCTCGAGCTTACGACGAACGGTGTCGCTGTCGTCCTCGACGGTCAACGGTGCCAGCAGAACGGTGCTCTGCCAGGTGAAGTCGTTGTGTGCGTTGTAGTAGACCGACTTCAGCCCCGGTGTGTAGGTACGCCCGGCTTCCAGGATCTGCCGATATGCTCGTGCGAAGAACGGGAATTCCTCGGTCATGATGAACAGGTTCTGCTGATCGCCGCCTGCACCGATTCGTTTCTCGTTGTCCCGAGCCCAGCGATGAAACGTGCTGCCGATGAGTTCCCAGTCCTTGTCCGCGGCTCCCTTCCTGCGCTCCCGGATACTGTCGGCGTACTGCGCACGCAGCCACGCCTTGATGCAAGCGGAGTCGCGCTCCTGGTCCGGATCGGGTGCCCACGAGGTGAGCTCGAGTACTGTGCTCTTCCAATCGCGGTTGGCCTGGCTGCGCCCGTTGTCGGAATCAATCGGCGCCAGCAGATACGCCTTCAGCATGTCCACCGGGCTCAATGGTTTGCCACGGTCGTTCATCGTCTCGAAGATCGAGTAGGCGTGCGCGTCGGTCTCGGTCGCGATCTCGATCAATCCGACCTTGCGGATCAGCCAGTAGACGAAGGTCGCCAAACCCTCGCCGAGTATGCGAGTCAGTTCGAAGTTCTCGATGTCCTGGTAGCGCGCGACGATTGTCCGGATCGACTCCTCTTTACCATCGACGTTGTAGGGTTCGCCGTTGAACAGAGCCCGGATCACCGGAACTCGTTCGGCGATATCGAGATTGAAACTGGGCTCACCGAAGTTGTCCGAGAAGATCAGCGGTTCCAGCGCACTCGCGGCGGGCAGGTCTTGCGCCTTGGTCTCCCGGTACAGATGGATCAACAGTAGTGTCAGCGAGGTAACCCGCTGCTGACCATCCACCAGGTAGTTCTTACTGCCCCGCTGGGTGACGATGATCGACCCCAGGAAGTAGTCCGCGTAGTCGCTGGCAGCTTTGGGCGAATCACCCGGTTGGTAGGACGTTTCGAACTTACCGAGCAGGTCGGAGAGTAGCTCCTCGATGTTGCGGCTCTCCCACTTGTATTCGCGCTGGTACTCATCGATCGAGAACGAACGGCTCTGCAGCAGTTCGGTGATGGTCCGATAGTGCGGAACGATGCTACTCATGCCGGTGTGGTCGCTTTCTTGGTCCGCCGCCCACGCTTGGTGGTAGCCGGCCGCCAAGCCGCCAGCTCTTCGGTGGTGACGCCGACCTGCGCACAGCGCGTACGCAGTTCCTCATCGATCGTGTCGGCTACCGATTCACCATATTCGGGGTCGATCTCGCTGTGCCACTGCCGAACCCACGGCGCCAACTCCGCCAGACCCGCCAGCATCGGGGTCAGCTTGTCCGCCTCCCAGCCGTCATCGATGCGAGCGCCGATCAGTTCGGCGAGAGCCAGTGCCTGCTCGGCATGATCCCAACCTGCCCAGCCGAGCAGCTCGCTCGGGTCGGAGTCACGGCTGGCACTGGGGTAGGAGATGAAACGTTCTTTTGGCACATCGAACTTGCCTCGGCGGGACCAGTACGCAGGGGTCCTGAAATCGGCTGGCTTATAATCGGGCGGGATGGCGATCGGCGTCGCCAGCTTTTCACCTTCGTCCTCGCGGCGCTGAAGTTCCCACGTATTTTCCCACGCACTACGCTTATCTAAGCCGGACGGCTCGTAACGCAAAGCCGCAAGGTACGGCACACCCTCGTCGGTTAACAGCCGATTCAGCGCAGTTGAGGTAGAGATATCGATACTACCGGCCCATAGTTGCAACGCACTCCGGAAACCCTCGTCGCGATCTAGATGATCCGCCAACACGGCAACGCTCCGCATTGTGGGGCGTCCGTCGCCGTCAAACCAAAGTGCGCGGTCCTCGATACGATCGAGCAGCCAGTCACGAAGGGCCTCGGTGACTCGCTTGCTCCACGGTTCGGCTGCCCAAGTACGTTTGTACACCGGCTTCTCTAGGAACCTGATTTTCGGATTGGCCGCTATGATATCTAGACGGCGCTGTAGCAGTGACTGATAGTCGCCGGGCAGGTGTGTCGGAATCTTTGTAATCGGCTTCGACCGGTGGCGCTCGAACCAGACAGTGCGTTCGCCAGTTTCCATTGATCGAGCCAGTACAATCTCGAAAGCCCGCTCACCCAAAGCGACTCCGGGCACCTCATTCGTATAGACGAGGTCGCTCCCATCGAGCAAACCGTATAGCCCGTAGCATTCCCAGTCCAATTCCTCCTGATGGGAGATCATCAGAGCACGAATGTGTTCGAATTTTTTAGATGCAGCATCGAGCAACTCGGCGTTCGGAGTTCCAGTCCCTACAACCACAGAGGGAGAGGTTGCAGCGAGTTCCTGTGCAAGCTCGTCCAAAATGCGAGCACGTTCCAATATGCAGGTTGGCGGTAGCGGAAATCTCTTCACCTTCGTGGCATTGAATTGATACCTCTGCTCCCAACTCTCATCGGAGTCGCCGCGCCCAATACCTCCACCCGCCTTGTTCTGGCAATTCTGTTTCAGCCAAAAACACGCTACCGAACTGTTAAGGACTCCCAGTAGTCGCAAGTGATCGTCTTCACTCGCCCCTTCCGGCAACTTGACCACAGGCGCGGTTCGATTAAACACTTTACCGAGACGATCGATAGTAAAGTGATTATGGGTCGCTATTTCAGCGTAAGCAATAGCAAAATCGGAAGTTCCCACGTCCCGTGGAAGTTGATGCCACTCATACCATTTGCGGCCCGATGAAAAGTATGTACCGCCACCGAAGGTGGATCGGCCTCCGAGGCTTGACCGAAAACTCCAAAGATACTTCTGAATATCAAAATTCAGATCATCAAAATCCATAAGCACTCGAGACTCGCTGTACGGAATGAGAGCAACAGCTACAGATTGAGCATCCCAATCACGTACGTTCTCACCCCTAGACGATGCGACAAGGTAGCTTGCTGGTGCACCCGCACGGCGTGCAAGCTCTATCGGAAGAAAGAATACTTCGTCGGCATGACTGTCACCAAAAAATCCGGTTCTCCGTTGGCTTGAATCGAGCCTACGCTCGGCCCCACTCTCGATTATTTCAGCAAGTTCCGCAGCACCACCACCGCGGAGGCTCCAGGGATGCGTCGCTAGCGAGACGCGGTCTAAATCCTCCACCGTAATCCAACCGTTGGCGAAATTGGGCTCATCAACATGGTCGGCGATCGCAGACCATACGATCCCTTTCGCTGGGACTTCCGGACGCCCCGGCTCTCCACGGACGCCCAGCACTGTCCGCACAGTAGCGCCGACTGGAGTGCAATTGCGTCCCACCAAGATCACGGTCGGCGTCCCGTGCCCAGGAATGTATGCACCGGACGTGTCGATTACCCGGCGAAGATCACGAGTGCACAAGAATTCTTCGATCAATTTCGAACCGAATTCACGCTTCATGAACGAATTCGACGTTATTTGACCGACCCAGCCAGGCCCCGACGCCACACCTTCAGACTTCGCCAGGTCGAAGAATAATTCCATGAACGGCACCGTAAGCGCATAGGTACCTTTGCAGAAGTGATAGAGTCCCCGATAG
This DNA window, taken from Nocardia sp. BMG111209, encodes the following:
- a CDS encoding DUF262 domain-containing protein yields the protein MSSIVPHYRTITELLQSRSFSIDEYQREYKWESRNIEELLSDLLGKFETSYQPGDSPKAASDYADYFLGSIIVTQRGSKNYLVDGQQRVTSLTLLLIHLYRETKAQDLPAASALEPLIFSDNFGEPSFNLDIAERVPVIRALFNGEPYNVDGKEESIRTIVARYQDIENFELTRILGEGLATFVYWLIRKVGLIEIATETDAHAYSIFETMNDRGKPLSPVDMLKAYLLAPIDSDNGRSQANRDWKSTVLELTSWAPDPDQERDSACIKAWLRAQYADSIRERRKGAADKDWELIGSTFHRWARDNEKRIGAGGDQQNLFIMTEEFPFFARAYRQILEAGRTYTPGLKSVYYNAHNDFTWQSTVLLAPLTVEDDSDTVRRKLEATAAYLDIWLMRRVVNYIRVGYSYAAYPMWLLCKDIRRKSLDDLIDVLIGKLNSDDTTFESSASRGRGGLYEFGLNQFSRRYIYHLLARVTAEVEVGAGKGDQFDHYVDRNQKNPFDIEHIWPDKYTRYRDQFDSRQDFSLWRDDVAALLLLPADVNRSLQDEPFEVKAADYAKQNFYAASLTDAAYRRQPQFMQYRTRENLQFEPYRTFGKDAQEGRGKLLLALVGKIWSPDRLEDLRR
- the pglX gene encoding BREX-2 system adenine-specific DNA-methyltransferase PglX, with the translated sequence MMTGSEGFSATTLVAVLRKQVTALEGDLRDRVDGVDPDTRQPGVFDRWRSEYDHALTAQRTAASWQEWRNERVTQSAVAWVLLTVFARYCEDNALVSRLWIAGPNSDARQQALDARRAYFTENREHTDREWLGQIIEHFARLDATKGLVDEFSPLHQVTPSGDAARALLEFWWQKDDSGESRWGFTGVDTRFLGDAYQDLSEYAKKTYALLQTPEFVEEFILDQTLEPALDERSLEGFTVIDPTCGSGHFLLGAFHRLLERWQREAPALEPRYLVSKALEGVFGVDINPSAVAIARFRLMVAALEASGDKSIEKMIDIKLNLAAGDSLLWGARQQALDDDLLTFGQARFAYSTEDQEKLKAILQREHDAVMGNPPYITVKDKAQNQTYRGLYHFCKGTYALTVPFMELFFDLAKSEGVASGPGWVGQITSNSFMKREFGSKLIEEFLCTRDLRRVIDTSGAYIPGHGTPTVILVGRNCTPVGATVRTVLGVRGEPGRPEVPAKGIVWSAIADHVDEPNFANGWITVEDLDRVSLATHPWSLRGGGAAELAEIIESGAERRLDSSQRRTGFFGDSHADEVFFLPIELARRAGAPASYLVASSRGENVRDWDAQSVAVALIPYSESRVLMDFDDLNFDIQKYLWSFRSSLGGRSTFGGGTYFSSGRKWYEWHQLPRDVGTSDFAIAYAEIATHNHFTIDRLGKVFNRTAPVVKLPEGASEDDHLRLLGVLNSSVACFWLKQNCQNKAGGGIGRGDSDESWEQRYQFNATKVKRFPLPPTCILERARILDELAQELAATSPSVVVGTGTPNAELLDAASKKFEHIRALMISHQEELDWECYGLYGLLDGSDLVYTNEVPGVALGERAFEIVLARSMETGERTVWFERHRSKPITKIPTHLPGDYQSLLQRRLDIIAANPKIRFLEKPVYKRTWAAEPWSKRVTEALRDWLLDRIEDRALWFDGDGRPTMRSVAVLADHLDRDEGFRSALQLWAGSIDISTSTALNRLLTDEGVPYLAALRYEPSGLDKRSAWENTWELQRREDEGEKLATPIAIPPDYKPADFRTPAYWSRRGKFDVPKERFISYPSASRDSDPSELLGWAGWDHAEQALALAELIGARIDDGWEADKLTPMLAGLAELAPWVRQWHSEIDPEYGESVADTIDEELRTRCAQVGVTTEELAAWRPATTKRGRRTKKATTPA